The Variovorax sp. S12S4 genome includes the window TTCGTGATCACCATCGTGATGGGCGACTTCGTGACCATCGGCGTCATGGGCGGCCAGCAGATCGCATCGATCGGCAAGATCATCCAGGTGCAGACCTCGTACCTGCAATTTCCGCTGGCTGCGGCCAACGCGATGATTCTGTTGGCGGTGGTGCTGATGATCATCTGGGGGCTCACCCGGCTTGTCGATATTCGCAAGGAGCTTTGAGATGAAGCCTTGCTTTGTCATCCTTCGCGTTGATGGTGCTGAACGCCGCTGTTCGGGGCGCGCACCCGCCGACGGGGTACCTTTCTCCGCGAATGTCCCCCGGCCTGCGGCCTCCTCCTTTATTTCGCTGCGCAAGGCACCCCATCGACGGGTGCGTTGCACAGAGCGGTGGTTGATCGGCGGTACACCAGCAGCGTGCCCAAGTGCACAGGGCATCGGGTGCTCCGCGCAGCGAAATAAAGGAGGAGGGGCGCAGCCCCCGGGGACATTCGCGGAGGGGAGTACCCGGTGACCTTTGCACACGCCCTGAAGGAAAAACACAAATGACCCAACGCATAGGAGAACAACGCAGCCCAGGCTTCTGGCCCCTCGCAATCGTGTTCGCCCTCTTCGTGCTGTTCCTCTACGGCCCGATGATCACGATCTTCATCCTGAGCTTCCAGGGCCCCGAAGGCGGCCTCACCTTTCCGCTGCGCGGCGTCTCGCTGCACTGGTTCTACAAACTGGCCGAGGGCCTGGGCACTGTCGATATCGGCGCCGCATTCAGGCGCTCGCTCGCGCTGGGTGCTGTGGTGATGGCGTTCACCGTGGTGCTCTCGGTGCTGGCCGGCCTCGCGTTCCGCAAGAAGCTCGCCGGCAGCAACGCCCTCTTCTTCGTGACGGTCGCGAGCCTCATCATGCCGTCCATCATCATTTCGCTCGGCATCGGCCTGCAGTTCCGGCTCATCGACACCGGCGTGAAGAGCCTGCTCGAGGCCATGGACGCCACCACCCTGCTCGAAGGCTACGGCACCGCGCTCGGCCTGTTCAGTTCAGCGCTCGGGGCCCATCTGACCTGGACCCTGCCCTTCGGCCTGCTCATCATGTTCGCGGTGTTCAACCGCTTCAACCCCGCCTACGAAGAAGCCGCGCGCGATCTGGGTGCCACGCCCTGGCAGACCTTCCGCCACGTGGTGCTTCCGCTGATCGGCCCTTCCATCGTCGGCATCGGCATGTTCGGCTTCACCCTGTCGTGGGACGAGATTGCCCGCACTTCTCAGGCCATCGGCGACGTCAACACGCTGCCGCTCGAGTTGCAGGGCCTCACCTCGACCGTGACCACGCCGTCGATCTATGCGCTGGGCACGGTGACCACCGTCGTGTCCCTGCTGGTGATGGCCGTGGCCCTGGGCGCGGCTGCGCTGCTGCGCCGGCGTGCCGTTCGGCCGCGGTAGCGCCGAAGACCGGCGCCGCGTCTAGACCTTTTGGCGGACGTGGGCGTTTTCCTACGGCCGCCTAAAATCGCGCTCCAACAAAAGCGCAAACAACGTGAGAGAGGCGGGAATGCTCGACATCGACAAACTCAACGAATTCACCCAGAACCATGGCGAGCTGCAGCGCGGCCGCGGCCTGGTCACCGGAACCATCGCCCTGAGCCTGGGCATCCTGTGTTTCCTGGGTGTGCTGGCGTTCCACTTTCCGCAGTACCTCACAACGCCGGAGTTGCGCCGCAGCTACAACGTCGACGTGATGCGTTTCATCCTGCTGGCGGCCATGGTCGTCTCGGGCGGGCTGGCGCTGGTCAACATCATCTTCAACCGCTCGCGCTGGCTCTCTTCGGCCGCATTCTTGCTGGTGGCCGCGGCCGCGCTGCTCGGCGGGCACAAGGTGCCGGTGAACGACTTTGCCGACAACACGCCGTACATCGGCCTCGACTGGTTCATTCTCGACCTGCTGGGCTCCTCGCTGATCTTCATCTTCATCGAGAAGCTGTTCGCGCTGCGCAAGGACCAGCCGGTTTTTCGCGCCGAGTGGCAAACCGACTTCCACCACTTTGTGGTCAACCACATGATCGTGGGCTTCGTGCTGCTGGCCACGAACCTGATGGTGCACAAGTTCTTCGGCTGGGCGGCCAACGACGGCATTCGCGGCTGGGTGGGCAACCTGCCGTTCTGGGCCGGGCTGCTGCTGATCATCCTGGTGGCCGACCTGGTGCAGTACTGGACCCACCGCGCCTATCACGAGGTGCCGGTGCTCTGGCGCCTTCATGCGGTGCACCACAGCGTGAAAAGCATGGACTGGATGGCCGGCTCGCGCCAGCACATTCTCGAGCTGCTGATCACGCGCACGCTGGTGCTCGCGCCGATCTACGTGTTCGGCTTTTCGAAGGAAGTGATCGACGCGTACATCGTGGTGGTGGGGTTCCAGGCGGTGTTCAACCACTGCAACGTGAGCGTTCGGCTCGGCCCGCTGCGCTACATCATCGTGACGCCCAACTTCCACCACTGGCACCACAGCCAGGACGTCGAGGCGCTCGACAAGAACTATTCGGCGCACTACGCCTTTCTTGACTACATCTTCGGCACCGCGGTGAAGAGCACCAAGCTCTGGCCCGAAAAATACGGCGTGCTCGGCGACTACGTGCCCAACGGCTTCTTCAAGCAACTGAAGTTCCCGTTCGTCTGGAAAGGATGATGCGTACCGCCCTTCTCATGGCGGCGGCCACCGCCGCGCTGCTGCTTACGGCGTGCGCCACGCGAGTGGACCTGCCCTCCAAGGACACCGGGTTGCGCCTGCGCGTGCAAAGCTCGGTCATTGCGCCCGGCAACGGCGGCGAGCTCATCGCCGCCGATGCGCTGCAGCCCGGCGACATCCTGCTGACCTCGATCGCCACGGTCAATTCCTTCGGCATTCGCCTTGGCACCTTCTCGCCGGTGAGCCATGCGGTGCTGTACCTGGGCGACGGACTGATTGCCGAAGCCGTGGGCACCGGCGTGCGCGCACGGCGGGTGGCTGATGTGGTGGACGAAGAACAGATGGTCGTCGCCTTTCGCGTGCCCGGGCTCGATGCCGCGGGGGTCGAAAAGCTACGCGCCTGGGCCAACTCGCAGGTCGGCACCCGCTACAACACCACCGGCGTGCTGCTGAACGCGCCTTTCGTGCTGAACCGGCGCCTGTGCGAGCTGCCGCTGATACCTTCGGCCGTGAGCCACTATTGCATCAGCGGCATGGCCATGGTGCAGCTGGGCGCGAGCCGCGACGACCAGTTCTTCTGCTCGCAGTTCGTGCTCGAAGCCTACCGCCAGGCCGGCATGCCGATCACCGACGCCGACCCACGCTGGGTGAGCCCGGCCGACCTGCTGCACATGCGCGAGGGCGACGTGCCCTCGATTGCCGCGACGCAGCCGCTGCGCTACGTCGGGCACCTGAAGTACAACGCGCCGCCGCTTCTTGCGGCCGATGGCCCCTGATCTCCCTCGTACCGGTTTGAGCGCTCCTTTCCAGTTCGATGTCGTCGTGGTCGGCGCCGGTGCGGCCGGGCTGTTCTGCGCCGGGCTGGCGGGCCAGCGCGGGCTCAAGGTGCTGCTGGTCGACCACAGCGAGAAGGTCGGCGAGAAGATCCGCATCTCGGGCGGCGGCCGCGCCAACTTCACCAACCGCGATCTCGACGTGCGCGCCCCGCAGCGCCACTTCATCGGCGACAACCCGAATTTCTGCCGCTCGGCGCTCTCGCGCTATGCGCCGCAACAATTCATCGAGCTGGTGCAAAAGCACGGCATCGCCTTTCACGAGAAGCACAGGGGGCAACTGTTCTGCGACGGCTCTTCGCAGCAAATCGTCGACATGCTGCTGGCCGAGTGCGAGGCAGGCAATGTCACGCGCTGGCAGCCTTGCAAGCTTGGGAAGATCGCGTTCTCGCCGGCTGAAAACGGCTCGGCGGGGCCAGGCAGCTACCAAATCGATAGCAGCAAGGGCCCCATCGAAACGCCCAAGCTGGTGGTCGCCACCGGCGGCCTGTCGATTCCGCAGATCGGCGCCAGCGATTTCGGCTATCGCCTGGCCGAGCAGTTCGGCCTGCGCGTGATTGCGCCCCGCCCCGCCCTGGTGCCGCTGACCTTCGGCGGCGAAGCCTGGGCGCCGTATGCCGAACTGGCCGGGCTGGCGCTGCCGGTGCGCATCGAGACCGGTGCCAAGAAAGAAAAGATGGCCTTCCTCGAAGACCTGCTGTTCACGCACCGCGGCCTCTCAGGCCCGGCCGTGCTGCAGATTTCGAGCTACTGGAAGCCCGGAACCCCGCTGACGCTCGACTTTGCACCGGGCGTGAACGTGGCCGAAGCCCTGGGCGAAGCCAAGCTCCGCTCGAAGAAGCGCATTGCCAACGAACTGGCGGCGCTGGTGCCGTCCCGGCTGGCAGACGCCTGGGTGGGGCAAGACCCCGCCCTGCAGCGCCCGGTCAACGAGGCCGCTGACAAGGCGCTGGCGGCCCTGGCCGAGCGCATTGCCCGCTGGCAGATCACCCCCAGCGGCACCGAGGGCTACAAGAAGGCCGAAGTCACCGCGGGCGGGGTCGACACCCGCGATTTGTCGTCCCAAACGATGGAATCCAAGCAGCCGGGCCTTTATTTCATCGGCGAAGTGGTCGATGTGACCGGATGGTTGGGCGGATACAACTTTCAATGGGCCTGGGCGAGCGCACATGCGTGCGCAACCGCGCTATAATCGCGGGCTAACTTTGGCCTTCCCTCAACGGCCGCAAAAATTTTCAGTTGAGGAACCCCGGCTTGGGGCCTCGATCTCCCCGAGCCAAATTCAGTTCAACGATTCATCAATGACCACCATCCGCGTTAAAGAAAACGAGCCTTTCGACGTCGCCCTGCGCCGCTTCAAGCGCACCATCGAAAAGCTCGGCCTGCTGACCGACCTGCGTGCCCGCGAGTTCTACGAAAAGCCGACCGCCGAGCGCAAGCGCAAGAAGGCAGCCGCCGTCAAGCGCCACTACAAGCGCGTGCGCAGCATGCAGCTCCCCAAGAAGCTGTACTGATGCCCGTTGGCAACAGGGTCGCCGGCCTTTGACGCAAGTCGGCCCAGCGACCCGATTGCTGCCTCAGCCGCGCCAGGGAAACCTGCCGCGGCTTTTGTTTTTTCCGAACCAGGAGCCCCGAGCATGAGCCTCAAGGAACAGATCACCGAAGACATGAAGACCGCGATGCGCGCCAAGGACTCGGAGCGCCTTGGCACCATCCGCCTGCTGATGGCCGCCCTGAAGCAGAAGGAAGTCGACGAGCGCGTGGAGCTCGACGACGCCATGATCGTTGCCATCGTCGACAAGATGGTCAAGCAGCGCAAGGACTCGATCGCCGCCTTCACCACCGGCGGCCGCACCGACCTGGCCGACAAGGAATCCGCCGAGATCAAGGTGCTCGAGGTGTACCTGCCGCAGCGCATGAGCGCCGACGAAGTGGCCACCGAGGTGAAAGCCATCGTGGCCGAACTGGGTGCCAAGGGCCCGGGCGACATGGGCAAGGTGATGGGCGCGGTCAAGACCCGCCTCGCCGGCAAGGCCGACATGGGCCAGGTGAGCGCGGCGGTCAAGGCCGCCCTCGCAGGCGCCTGATGAGCGACGGCGGCTGCGCCACCACCGTCCTGAAAGCCTGCGCCTGCCTCGTCGATGCACGGGGCCGGCTGCTGGTGTTCCGCCATCCCGGCGACGGGAACATGCAGTTGCCCAAGGGCACCATCGAGCCCGGCGAATCACCCGAGGTGGCGGTGCGCCGCGAACTGCTCGAGGAATCGGGCATCGACCACGTCGGCGAGCTGCAATCGCTCGGCACGCTGCACCGCGACTGCGAGGCCGGCACCGAGGGCAACACACTGCGCCATCCGCAGCTGTGGCACCTGTTCCTGATGCGCGCCGAAGCGCCTCTGCCCGAAAGCTTCGACCACGTGGCCATGGGCAGTCCGGAAGAAGACGGCCTGGTGTTCTCGTTCAGCTGGCTGGCGCAGGGCGACGACGTCGAGAACTTCACCCTGCCCTACCGGCAAGCCATCGAGCGCGTTCGCGAAGCCTTGCTCGCAGCCTGAGGCTCCACTGCCGGCGGCGCCGGGCGGTAAGAGCCTCACCCCAGCGCGCGCACCACCATATAGAACCCCAGCAGCGCCAGCCCGGCCAGGAAGCAGCGCCGGAACACCGCCACGGGCAACCGCTTGCGCAGCCACGTGCCCAGCGCCATGCCGCCGATGGCCGGCAGCAACATCGCGATGGAGCCGCCGAGCGCCGACACCGGATACTCCCCGTTGCCCGCCAGCCCGATGGCGAGCACCACGGTCGACGTGGTGAATGAAATGCCCATCGCCTGAATCAGCGCATCGCGCTGGAATCCCAAAGCCTGCATATAAGGCACGGCCGGCATTGCGAACACGCCGGTCACCGCGGTGACCAGGCCTGTTGCCGCGCCCACGACAGGGCCGAGCCAGCGCTCACGCCCCGGCGGCACATGCAGTTGCCGGCCCGTGAGCCCCCACAGCGCATAGGCCACCAGCGCCACCCCGAGCGCCACCGACGCCCATGCGCCCCCGGGCACGCCAAGCCACAACGCGCCGCCAAGAGTGCCCGCCACGATGCCGGCCTGCATGCCGCCGATGCGGCGCAGCACCGGCTTGAAAGTCGCGCGCGGCCCGGTCTGCCAAATATTGGTAACCAGCGACGGCACGATCAGCAAGGCGGCTGCCTGGGCCGGTGGCATCCAGAGCGCGAGCAGCGCCATCGCCACCGTCGGCAGGCCGAGCCCAATCACCCCCTTGACCGTGCCGGCCAGCAGAAACACAGCGGCGGCGGCAAGCCAGTGACCGGCCAGTTGGTTCGATATTTCCATCGATGCCCAGTCTGCCGGCGAGGCCCGCGCCTGCAAATGCGGCTTTGGCGCAGCCGGCCTCAGGCACAGACTGAGGCTCCCGTGCTACCTTGCGGGCTCACCATGCGATTCGACCTCACAGACCTTCGGCTGTTTCTTCACGTTGTGGAGGCCGGCAGCCTCACCGCCGGCGCACAGCGTTCGCACATGACGCTCGCTTCGGCGAGCCAACGCGTGCGCGGCATGGAAGACGCGCTCGGCAGCCCGCTGCTCACACGGCACGCGCAGGGCGTGCGCCCCACCGAGGCGGGCCGCACGCTGCTGCACCATGCCCGCGTCGTGCTGCAGCAGATGGAACGCATGCGCGGCGAGCTTGGCGAATACGGCCAGGGCCTCAAGGGCCACGTGCGATTCATGTGCGGCACCTCGGCGCTGAACGAACACCTGCCCGAAGTGCTGAGCCGCTTTCTCGCGCAGCACCCGCGCATCTCGGTCGACCTGGAAGAGCGGCCGAGCCCCGATTCTGTGGAGGCGCTGCGTGCGGGCCTGTGCGACATCGGCATCGTTTCGGACGCGGTCAGCACCGAGGGCCTCGAGTGCCACCCCTTCCGCCGCGACGACCTCGTGCTCGTGATGCCGCGCGGGCATGCGCTGGCCGGACGGCGCCGCGTGCACCTGGCCGAGGTGGCCGACAGCGAATTCGTCGGCCTGACCGAGGACAGCGCGCTGCAGCGGCTGGTCACGCAGCATGCCCGCGCTATGGGCAAGCAGCTGGCCTACCGCGTGCGCGTGCGCAACTTCGAAGCGGTGTGCGGCATGGTCGAGCACGGCATCGGCGTGGGCATCGTGCCGCAGACCGCGGCCGTGCGCTGCGCCCGCTCGATGAAGATCGCGCGCGCCGGGCTGAGCGACGCATGGGCCGAGCGCACGCTGATGGCCTGCGTGCGTTCGTCGGAAGACCTGCCGCTCAACGCGCGCCGCATGCTGGAGCATTTGCTGACGCCGCCGGAGAAGGTTGCGGCGAAGTAGCCGGGCCGCCACCGCATTGGCGCCTGCCTTGCGGCCGCCGCAGGCTCAGGCCGCTGCAGGCTCGGGAAACTCGATCTGGATCTTCACGTCCGTCGCCTTGCCCGCCGCGGCCTCTTCGAAGGCCTTGATGCCGTCTTCGAAAGCGAAGGTGCGCGAGATGAACGGCTTCACGTTCACCTGCCCCGAGGCGATCAGCGCGAGCGCGCGCGGAAAGATGTTGGCGTAGCGAAAAACGGATTCGATGCGCACTTCCTTCGCCTGGATCGCGACGATGTCGAAGGCCACCTTGGCGGGCGGAATGCCCACCAGCACCAGGCACCCGCCGGGGCACAGCAGGTCGAAGATGCCGTCGAAGGCGCGCGTGCTGCCGCTGGCTTCGAACACCACATTGGCGCCCCAGCCGTCGGTGAGCGTCTTCACGGTTTCCGCAAGGTTGGTGTCACGCACGTTGACCGTGGTCACCGCGGGATTGCCGGCAAACAGCGCCAGCTTTTCAGCAACCAGGTCGGCAAGGATCACGCGCGCCGCACCGCCCGCGAGCGCGGCCAGCGCCGTCATGGCGCCGATGGTGCCGGCACCGACGACAACCGCCACGTCGCCAGGCTTGAGCGCTGCCTTCTTAGCGGCCTGCAGGCCGATGGCCAGCGGCTCGACGATGGCGCCTTCGCCAAAACTCACGTTGTCCGGCAGGCGAAAGGTGAATGCGGCCGGATGCACGACGAAAGGCGTGAGGCAACCGTGGATGGGCGGCGTGGCCCAGAAGCGCACGGCCGGATCGAGGTTGTAGATGCCTTCGCGCGTCGCGCGCGAATCCATCTGCGGAATGCCGGGCTCCATGCACACCCGGTCGCCAGGCTTCAGGTGCGTGACCTCCGCTCCCACTTCGGCCACCACGCCGGAAGCTTCGTGGCCGAGGATCATCGGCTCGTCGACCGTGTAGGGGCCGATGCCGCCATGCTGGTAGTAGTGAACATCGCTGCCGCAAACGCCCACCGTGTGCATGCGGATCTTCACGTCGCGGGGCCCCACGTGCAGGGGAACCTCGACGTCGCGCAGCGTGAGTTCGTGCGCCTTTTCCAGAACAAGTGCTCTCATGTCGATCTTTCGCTAAGGGTGTGCTTGGGGGTTTCAGTGCAAGGGCGTGTCGGCGCGCAGCAGCGAGGCGCCGGTTTCAACATCGAACAGGTGCATCTGCAGCGGGTCGGGCACGAAGCTGACGCGCTCGCGCAGCCGCGGCCCTTGCGCCGAGGGCATCAGCGCGGAAATTTCGCTGCCGTCCGCACCAAAGCTCACCAGCACTTCGTTGCCGAGATATTCGATGAGCTGCACCTCGCCCGAGAAGCCGCCGTTGCGCCCATCGTTCGTGTCGACCTGCAGGTGCGCGGGGCGCACGCCCAGGGTCACGCGCTCGCGCCCCTCGAGCGCGAACCGGCGCGCGTCCACCTGCACGCTGCCGCCCCGGCCGCTCAGCTCGCAGCGCCCGCCAAGGTCCCTGACCGCCATCTCGACGAGGTTCATCGGCGGTGTGCCGATGAAGCCGGCCACAAAGGCCGAGCGCGGCCGTTCGAAGATCTCCTTGGGCGAGCCCACCTGCTCGATGCTTCCGTCGCGCAGCAGCACGATGCGGTCGGCCAGCGTCATCGCCTCGTGCTGGTCATGCGTCACGTACACGGTGGTGGTCTTCAGTGCCTGGTGCAGCCGGGCGATCTCGATGCGCATGTGGTTGCGCAGCTTGGCATCGAGGTTGGACAGCGGCTCGTCGAACAGGAAGACCTTGGGCGTCTTGATCATGGCGCGCGCAATCGCCACGCGTTGCTGCTGGCCGCCCGAAAGTTCCGCCGGCTTGCGCTGCAGATAGCGCTCCAGCCCGAGCGTGTCGGACACCTCCTTGATGCGGCTGTCGATCTCGGCCTTGGGCACCTTCAAGCGCTTGAGGCCGAAGGCAATGTTGTCGCGCACCGTCATGTGCGGATAAAGCGCGTAGTTCTGGAACACCATGGCAATGCCGCGCTCCTGCGGCGGCAGGTCGTTCACGCGCCGGCCGCCGATCAGCAGGTCGCCGTCGCTGATTTCTTCCAGCCCCGCCAGCATGCGCAGGATGGTCGACTTGCCGCAGCCCGAAGGCCCGAGGAACACGACGAACTCGTTGTCCGACACTTCCAGGTCGAACTGGTGCACGACCTGCGTGTCGCCGTAGCGCTTGATGATGTTGTTGCAGCTGATCGCGGACATGGTCTGCCTTCCGGAAAGTTGATCGGCCCGGCTCATGCGCCGTCCCTTTTGCGCTTGAACGCGGCGTTGAGAAAGCCGCTGAGCACCCCGACCATCAACAGCGGCGGCAGCGACAGCAGGATGACGGAGGCATTCAGAATGCCCCAGGGCACGTCGCGCCCCAGCTGGCTGAGCTCCGAGGCGACGATGGGCAGCGTCTTGGCGTCCGAGGTGGTGAGCATCAGCGCAATGAGAAACTCGTTCCACACCAGCACAAAGCCGAAGGCAATGGCCCTGATGAGTGAACGAGCTGCAATCGGCAGCGACACGCGAAAGAAGATGGCGTAAGGCCCGTAGCCGTCGACCCTGCCGGCCTCCTCCACCTCTTTGGGCACCGCCTTGAAAGCCGGAATCGCCAGCCAGATCACGGTGGAGAGCGTGAGCAGCGTGTAGGTCACGATGAGCGCAATGCGGGTGTCGTAGAGCTCCAGTTGCAGCCAGATCACCATCAGCGGAATGGCGACAGCCACCGGCGGCAGGAATCGCATCGACAAGACGAAG containing:
- a CDS encoding GatB/YqeY domain-containing protein — encoded protein: MSLKEQITEDMKTAMRAKDSERLGTIRLLMAALKQKEVDERVELDDAMIVAIVDKMVKQRKDSIAAFTTGGRTDLADKESAEIKVLEVYLPQRMSADEVATEVKAIVAELGAKGPGDMGKVMGAVKTRLAGKADMGQVSAAVKAALAGA
- a CDS encoding NUDIX domain-containing protein; translated protein: MSDGGCATTVLKACACLVDARGRLLVFRHPGDGNMQLPKGTIEPGESPEVAVRRELLEESGIDHVGELQSLGTLHRDCEAGTEGNTLRHPQLWHLFLMRAEAPLPESFDHVAMGSPEEDGLVFSFSWLAQGDDVENFTLPYRQAIERVREALLAA
- a CDS encoding ABC transporter permease; this translates as MTQRIGEQRSPGFWPLAIVFALFVLFLYGPMITIFILSFQGPEGGLTFPLRGVSLHWFYKLAEGLGTVDIGAAFRRSLALGAVVMAFTVVLSVLAGLAFRKKLAGSNALFFVTVASLIMPSIIISLGIGLQFRLIDTGVKSLLEAMDATTLLEGYGTALGLFSSALGAHLTWTLPFGLLIMFAVFNRFNPAYEEAARDLGATPWQTFRHVVLPLIGPSIVGIGMFGFTLSWDEIARTSQAIGDVNTLPLELQGLTSTVTTPSIYALGTVTTVVSLLVMAVALGAAALLRRRAVRPR
- a CDS encoding NAD(P)-dependent alcohol dehydrogenase, with translation MRALVLEKAHELTLRDVEVPLHVGPRDVKIRMHTVGVCGSDVHYYQHGGIGPYTVDEPMILGHEASGVVAEVGAEVTHLKPGDRVCMEPGIPQMDSRATREGIYNLDPAVRFWATPPIHGCLTPFVVHPAAFTFRLPDNVSFGEGAIVEPLAIGLQAAKKAALKPGDVAVVVGAGTIGAMTALAALAGGAARVILADLVAEKLALFAGNPAVTTVNVRDTNLAETVKTLTDGWGANVVFEASGSTRAFDGIFDLLCPGGCLVLVGIPPAKVAFDIVAIQAKEVRIESVFRYANIFPRALALIASGQVNVKPFISRTFAFEDGIKAFEEAAAGKATDVKIQIEFPEPAAA
- a CDS encoding YaeF family permuted papain-like enzyme — translated: MMRTALLMAAATAALLLTACATRVDLPSKDTGLRLRVQSSVIAPGNGGELIAADALQPGDILLTSIATVNSFGIRLGTFSPVSHAVLYLGDGLIAEAVGTGVRARRVADVVDEEQMVVAFRVPGLDAAGVEKLRAWANSQVGTRYNTTGVLLNAPFVLNRRLCELPLIPSAVSHYCISGMAMVQLGASRDDQFFCSQFVLEAYRQAGMPITDADPRWVSPADLLHMREGDVPSIAATQPLRYVGHLKYNAPPLLAADGP
- a CDS encoding NAD(P)/FAD-dependent oxidoreductase, which codes for MSAPFQFDVVVVGAGAAGLFCAGLAGQRGLKVLLVDHSEKVGEKIRISGGGRANFTNRDLDVRAPQRHFIGDNPNFCRSALSRYAPQQFIELVQKHGIAFHEKHRGQLFCDGSSQQIVDMLLAECEAGNVTRWQPCKLGKIAFSPAENGSAGPGSYQIDSSKGPIETPKLVVATGGLSIPQIGASDFGYRLAEQFGLRVIAPRPALVPLTFGGEAWAPYAELAGLALPVRIETGAKKEKMAFLEDLLFTHRGLSGPAVLQISSYWKPGTPLTLDFAPGVNVAEALGEAKLRSKKRIANELAALVPSRLADAWVGQDPALQRPVNEAADKALAALAERIARWQITPSGTEGYKKAEVTAGGVDTRDLSSQTMESKQPGLYFIGEVVDVTGWLGGYNFQWAWASAHACATAL
- a CDS encoding carbohydrate ABC transporter permease gives rise to the protein MDATLVNKKKPFSLGTLLARLVLVGAGLSALVPVLWTFINSFKNRVDIVSAVPKFVFTPTLENYLYVLGRDSVASGLVNSLVVVGSAVVIGAVLGLPAAYALARYPLRWANDIQFFVLSMRFLPPVAVAIPLMVIWLQLELYDTRIALIVTYTLLTLSTVIWLAIPAFKAVPKEVEEAGRVDGYGPYAIFFRVSLPIAARSLIRAIAFGFVLVWNEFLIALMLTTSDAKTLPIVASELSQLGRDVPWGILNASVILLSLPPLLMVGVLSGFLNAAFKRKRDGA
- a CDS encoding sulfite exporter TauE/SafE family protein; amino-acid sequence: MEISNQLAGHWLAAAAVFLLAGTVKGVIGLGLPTVAMALLALWMPPAQAAALLIVPSLVTNIWQTGPRATFKPVLRRIGGMQAGIVAGTLGGALWLGVPGGAWASVALGVALVAYALWGLTGRQLHVPPGRERWLGPVVGAATGLVTAVTGVFAMPAVPYMQALGFQRDALIQAMGISFTTSTVVLAIGLAGNGEYPVSALGGSIAMLLPAIGGMALGTWLRKRLPVAVFRRCFLAGLALLGFYMVVRALG
- the rpsU gene encoding 30S ribosomal protein S21; the encoded protein is MTTIRVKENEPFDVALRRFKRTIEKLGLLTDLRAREFYEKPTAERKRKKAAAVKRHYKRVRSMQLPKKLY
- a CDS encoding ABC transporter ATP-binding protein; the protein is MSAISCNNIIKRYGDTQVVHQFDLEVSDNEFVVFLGPSGCGKSTILRMLAGLEEISDGDLLIGGRRVNDLPPQERGIAMVFQNYALYPHMTVRDNIAFGLKRLKVPKAEIDSRIKEVSDTLGLERYLQRKPAELSGGQQQRVAIARAMIKTPKVFLFDEPLSNLDAKLRNHMRIEIARLHQALKTTTVYVTHDQHEAMTLADRIVLLRDGSIEQVGSPKEIFERPRSAFVAGFIGTPPMNLVEMAVRDLGGRCELSGRGGSVQVDARRFALEGRERVTLGVRPAHLQVDTNDGRNGGFSGEVQLIEYLGNEVLVSFGADGSEISALMPSAQGPRLRERVSFVPDPLQMHLFDVETGASLLRADTPLH
- a CDS encoding LysR family transcriptional regulator — encoded protein: MRFDLTDLRLFLHVVEAGSLTAGAQRSHMTLASASQRVRGMEDALGSPLLTRHAQGVRPTEAGRTLLHHARVVLQQMERMRGELGEYGQGLKGHVRFMCGTSALNEHLPEVLSRFLAQHPRISVDLEERPSPDSVEALRAGLCDIGIVSDAVSTEGLECHPFRRDDLVLVMPRGHALAGRRRVHLAEVADSEFVGLTEDSALQRLVTQHARAMGKQLAYRVRVRNFEAVCGMVEHGIGVGIVPQTAAVRCARSMKIARAGLSDAWAERTLMACVRSSEDLPLNARRMLEHLLTPPEKVAAK
- a CDS encoding sterol desaturase family protein gives rise to the protein MLDIDKLNEFTQNHGELQRGRGLVTGTIALSLGILCFLGVLAFHFPQYLTTPELRRSYNVDVMRFILLAAMVVSGGLALVNIIFNRSRWLSSAAFLLVAAAALLGGHKVPVNDFADNTPYIGLDWFILDLLGSSLIFIFIEKLFALRKDQPVFRAEWQTDFHHFVVNHMIVGFVLLATNLMVHKFFGWAANDGIRGWVGNLPFWAGLLLIILVADLVQYWTHRAYHEVPVLWRLHAVHHSVKSMDWMAGSRQHILELLITRTLVLAPIYVFGFSKEVIDAYIVVVGFQAVFNHCNVSVRLGPLRYIIVTPNFHHWHHSQDVEALDKNYSAHYAFLDYIFGTAVKSTKLWPEKYGVLGDYVPNGFFKQLKFPFVWKG